One window of Acidobacteriaceae bacterium genomic DNA carries:
- a CDS encoding efflux RND transporter periplasmic adaptor subunit — protein sequence MSRTRPDGFQLTRLAHIFFIAPIALAATLLAGCNDHPQSAAAAGGMGPMPVQVTTAQQSDVPITNSWVGTLDGFVNANIQPQVSGYLIKQDYREGSVVQKGQVLFEIDPRPFEAALQQAQGQLGQAQGSVGQAQAQLLLAEINVKRDTPLAAEHAIAQSQLDNEQQQAAQAQATVRSAQASVATAQAAIASTKLNLGFTQVRSLITGVAGQATTQVGNLVSPQSVLTSVSQLDPIKVYFSISDDEYLSLIKRSSQSNADLLRASSNLPLTLTLSNGTVFPHTGRIIFVDRQMNQQTGAIRIAASFPNPGNILRPGQFARVSAQTQVIRNALLVPQSAVQELQGIEQIYTVGPDNKVHVVNVTLGPQHGQDWVITSGLQPGVQIILTNVQKLKEGMPVSPQQISTPPSTPASGAAGR from the coding sequence ATGAGTCGTACAAGACCGGACGGGTTTCAACTCACTCGTCTTGCCCATATTTTCTTCATCGCCCCCATCGCGCTCGCCGCCACACTCCTCGCGGGTTGCAACGATCACCCGCAGTCCGCAGCAGCCGCTGGCGGCATGGGCCCAATGCCCGTGCAGGTCACCACTGCGCAGCAATCCGACGTACCCATCACCAACTCTTGGGTCGGCACACTCGACGGCTTCGTCAACGCCAACATTCAGCCTCAGGTCTCCGGCTATCTCATCAAGCAGGACTACCGCGAAGGCTCCGTCGTACAAAAAGGCCAGGTCCTTTTCGAAATCGATCCTCGTCCCTTTGAGGCCGCGCTTCAGCAAGCCCAGGGTCAACTCGGTCAGGCCCAGGGCTCCGTTGGCCAGGCGCAGGCGCAGCTTCTACTCGCAGAAATTAATGTCAAACGCGACACACCGCTCGCGGCCGAACACGCCATCGCGCAGAGCCAGCTCGACAACGAACAGCAGCAAGCGGCGCAGGCCCAGGCCACTGTCCGGTCTGCACAGGCCTCCGTCGCCACCGCACAAGCCGCCATCGCCAGTACAAAACTCAACCTCGGATTCACGCAGGTACGTTCGCTTATTACCGGAGTCGCCGGTCAAGCCACCACGCAGGTCGGCAATCTCGTCAGCCCGCAATCCGTCCTCACCTCCGTCTCGCAGCTCGACCCCATCAAGGTCTACTTCTCCATCTCCGACGATGAGTACCTCTCACTCATCAAGCGTTCCAGCCAGAGCAACGCCGATCTCCTGCGCGCCTCTTCGAATCTCCCGCTCACACTTACGCTCTCCAACGGCACCGTCTTCCCGCACACCGGCCGCATCATCTTTGTCGACCGCCAGATGAATCAGCAGACCGGTGCCATCCGCATCGCCGCATCCTTTCCCAACCCCGGAAACATCCTCCGCCCCGGCCAGTTCGCTCGCGTCAGTGCGCAGACTCAGGTCATTCGCAACGCGTTGCTCGTGCCGCAATCTGCCGTGCAGGAGCTCCAGGGCATCGAGCAGATCTACACCGTCGGCCCCGACAACAAGGTGCATGTCGTCAACGTCACGCTCGGCCCGCAGCATGGTCAGGACTGGGTCATCACCTCCGGCCTCCAGCCCGGCGTGCAAATCATCCTCACCAACGTCCAGAAATTAAAAGAAGGCATGCCCGTCAGTCCGCAGCAGATTTCGACACCCCCATCCACCCCCGCTTCAGGCGCGGCCGGGAGATAG
- a CDS encoding xanthine dehydrogenase family protein molybdopterin-binding subunit, with protein MQDNDAKQAEVRTEFPPVIGAALPRVDGPVKTTGRAQYATDYSFPGMVYAMPVCATIAKGKIRSMDTSAAEKMPGVVAVLHHGNIGPLYHPSSGHMNEDRQPLEDEQVYYWGQYVALAVAKTLQQAQAAAAAVRVTYDADKPNVSTNLDDADVQTRTESKRGDVHSGFSGAPVKVDETYATPVETHNPMEVHATTAVWDGQRFTLYETTQGVVGHQRTMSQVLGVPKENVRVISRFIGSGFGCKLSPWPHSALAGAAARKLNRPVKLTVTRQMMFWDGGHRPRTQQQIRLGATPDGKLVSLEQHYRNHTSFVGNYHENCGEATPFIYSTPNLEVTSALVQRNVGTPCPMRGPGAVPGLFALESAMDELAIKLKMDPVELRLKNDTLTDESNGKPFSSRHLKECLEVGAEKFGWSQRTPEVGSMRRGDTVLGWGVAAASWGAWRGGCQATVTLKDDGTARVSCAAQDPGMGTYTIFAQIVSDKTGLPVDKIEVLLGDTDFVPGGTSGGSTLTATVMPAIADASNGAVQMVLAMATRPGAPFAGKKPTELVMNGGSVHLKADRATAVPFQEVLRAAKVGYVSADGKSGALGSDTKARDYSTHSFGVQFVEVEWQPKIAQLRVSRVITVMDAGRIINLKTGTNQIMGAVVMGIGMALLEKTVYDPRNGHPINDNYADYLVATNADVPKLDVHFLGIPDPMMGEYGARGIGEIGLAGVAPAITSAVYHATGVRVRELPVRIEDLLRSTVV; from the coding sequence ATGCAGGATAACGACGCGAAGCAGGCAGAGGTGAGGACGGAGTTTCCACCGGTGATAGGAGCGGCGCTGCCGCGCGTCGACGGCCCGGTGAAGACGACCGGGCGCGCGCAGTATGCGACGGACTATAGCTTTCCGGGGATGGTCTACGCCATGCCTGTGTGCGCGACGATCGCGAAGGGGAAGATTCGCTCGATGGACACGTCTGCAGCGGAGAAGATGCCGGGCGTGGTTGCGGTGCTGCATCACGGAAATATCGGGCCGCTGTATCACCCGTCCAGCGGCCATATGAATGAAGATCGGCAGCCGCTTGAGGATGAGCAGGTCTACTACTGGGGACAGTATGTGGCGCTGGCGGTGGCGAAGACGCTGCAGCAGGCGCAGGCCGCGGCGGCAGCGGTGCGCGTGACGTATGACGCGGACAAGCCGAATGTGTCGACGAATCTGGATGATGCGGATGTTCAGACGCGCACGGAGAGCAAGCGCGGCGATGTGCACTCGGGGTTCAGCGGCGCGCCGGTGAAGGTGGACGAGACCTATGCGACTCCGGTGGAGACGCACAACCCGATGGAGGTGCATGCGACGACAGCGGTGTGGGATGGGCAGCGGTTCACGCTGTACGAGACGACGCAGGGCGTTGTCGGCCACCAGCGCACGATGTCACAGGTGCTCGGCGTACCGAAGGAAAACGTTCGAGTCATATCGCGATTTATCGGATCGGGGTTCGGATGTAAGCTGAGCCCATGGCCGCACTCGGCGCTGGCGGGGGCGGCGGCGCGCAAGCTGAACCGGCCGGTGAAGCTCACAGTGACGCGACAGATGATGTTCTGGGATGGAGGACACAGGCCAAGGACGCAGCAGCAGATCCGGTTGGGAGCGACGCCGGATGGGAAGCTAGTTTCGCTGGAGCAGCACTACAGAAATCACACTTCTTTTGTGGGGAACTATCACGAGAATTGCGGTGAAGCGACGCCGTTTATTTACAGCACTCCGAATCTGGAGGTGACGTCGGCGCTGGTGCAGCGGAATGTGGGAACGCCGTGCCCGATGCGCGGGCCGGGAGCTGTGCCGGGGTTGTTTGCGCTGGAGTCCGCGATGGACGAGCTGGCGATCAAGCTGAAGATGGATCCAGTGGAGCTGCGGCTGAAGAACGACACTCTGACGGATGAGAGCAATGGGAAGCCGTTTTCATCGCGACATCTGAAGGAGTGTTTGGAGGTGGGCGCGGAGAAGTTTGGATGGTCGCAGAGGACGCCGGAGGTTGGGTCGATGCGCCGCGGCGATACTGTGCTGGGATGGGGAGTTGCAGCGGCGTCGTGGGGTGCGTGGAGAGGCGGATGCCAGGCGACGGTGACGCTAAAAGATGACGGCACCGCGCGAGTGTCGTGCGCGGCGCAGGATCCGGGCATGGGAACGTACACGATCTTCGCGCAGATTGTGAGCGACAAGACCGGGCTTCCGGTGGACAAGATCGAGGTGCTGCTGGGCGACACCGACTTTGTGCCGGGCGGGACCTCGGGCGGGTCGACGCTGACGGCAACGGTGATGCCGGCGATTGCGGATGCGTCGAATGGCGCGGTGCAGATGGTGCTGGCGATGGCGACGCGTCCGGGCGCGCCGTTTGCAGGGAAGAAGCCGACCGAACTGGTGATGAATGGCGGAAGCGTGCACCTGAAGGCGGATCGCGCGACTGCGGTTCCGTTTCAGGAGGTGCTGCGCGCGGCGAAGGTTGGATATGTGAGTGCGGATGGGAAGTCGGGAGCGCTGGGCTCGGACACGAAGGCGCGTGACTACTCAACGCACTCGTTTGGTGTGCAGTTTGTTGAGGTGGAGTGGCAGCCGAAGATTGCGCAACTGCGTGTAAGCCGCGTGATAACGGTGATGGACGCGGGAAGAATCATCAACCTGAAGACAGGAACGAACCAGATTATGGGCGCGGTGGTGATGGGGATCGGCATGGCGCTGCTGGAAAAGACCGTGTACGACCCGCGGAATGGACATCCGATCAACGACAACTACGCGGACTACCTGGTGGCGACGAACGCAGATGTGCCGAAGCTTGATGTGCACTTCCTCGGTATTCCCGACCCGATGATGGGCGAGTATGGCGCGCGCGGGATTGGTGAGATCGGGCTTGCAGGAGTAGCGCCGGCGATTACAAGCGCGGTGTATCACGCAACGGGCGTACGGGTGCGCGAGCTGCCGGTGAGGATTGAGGACCTGCTGCGATCGACGGTGGTGTAA
- a CDS encoding xanthine dehydrogenase family protein subunit M, which translates to MEQFSFVSATTEAQAGAAAARSSTAQIGATVRYVAGGTNLVDLLKLDVERPKQVVDINALEMSGIQPSNGGLRIGALARNSDVANDATVKRDYAVLSEAILSGASPQIRNMASTAGNLLQRTRCPYFRDLAHKCNKREPGSGCDAIDGYNRGLAILGTSEHCIATNPSDQNVALTALEATVEIRGVKGERKVPIAEFYKLPGNTPHIETVLEPGDLITAVTLPAPMAGAKSGYLKLRDRAAYEFALASAAVVLGVSGGKVTHARVALGGVATIPWRSREAEAVLMGKPATRETFVRAAEAALKDAKPRSENGFKVELAKRCIVHALTTVSAAR; encoded by the coding sequence ATGGAACAGTTTTCTTTTGTGAGTGCAACGACTGAGGCCCAGGCTGGTGCGGCCGCGGCGCGGAGCTCGACGGCACAGATTGGCGCGACGGTGCGGTATGTTGCGGGCGGAACGAACCTGGTGGACTTGCTGAAGCTGGATGTGGAGCGGCCTAAGCAGGTGGTGGATATCAATGCGCTGGAGATGAGCGGGATTCAGCCGTCGAATGGCGGGCTGAGGATTGGCGCGCTCGCTCGGAACAGCGATGTGGCGAATGATGCGACGGTGAAGCGCGATTATGCGGTGCTGAGCGAGGCGATTCTTTCGGGCGCGTCGCCACAGATTCGGAATATGGCGTCGACGGCGGGGAACTTGTTGCAGCGGACGCGGTGTCCGTATTTTCGCGATCTCGCGCACAAGTGCAACAAGCGCGAGCCGGGAAGTGGATGCGATGCGATAGATGGGTATAACCGGGGCCTCGCGATCCTGGGCACGAGCGAGCACTGCATTGCAACGAATCCTTCAGACCAGAATGTCGCGCTGACGGCGCTGGAGGCGACGGTGGAGATTCGAGGCGTGAAAGGCGAACGCAAGGTGCCGATTGCGGAGTTCTATAAGCTGCCGGGCAACACGCCGCATATCGAGACGGTGCTGGAGCCGGGGGATTTGATTACGGCAGTGACGCTGCCGGCACCGATGGCGGGCGCGAAGTCGGGGTATCTGAAGCTGCGCGATCGTGCGGCGTATGAGTTCGCGCTGGCATCGGCGGCCGTGGTCCTGGGCGTGAGTGGCGGCAAGGTGACGCACGCGCGTGTGGCGCTGGGCGGAGTGGCCACGATTCCATGGCGGTCGCGCGAAGCGGAGGCGGTGCTGATGGGTAAGCCTGCGACGCGCGAGACTTTTGTGCGAGCGGCGGAGGCGGCGCTGAAGGATGCGAAGCCTAGGTCCGAAAACGGATTCAAGGTTGAACTGGCGAAGCGGTGCATTGTGCATGCACTGACAACGGTAAGCGCGGCTCGATAG
- a CDS encoding multidrug efflux RND transporter permease subunit, whose protein sequence is MSNFFIRRPIVAIVIAILTVVIGIVSMLNLPIAQYPDIVPPEIQVQATYPGADAKTLEQSVATPLEEQMNGVDNMLYMQSVNANNGQATLYVDFDVKTNPDTDQVLSQLRVSQTQSQLPPIVNTAGVTVLKSLHSPLLFISLNSPNGKYGPDFLTNYAVINLQDEITRVKGVSRVQIFGGQYAIRVWVQPDKMAQVGVTATDVINAITTQNNVYPAGQIGGQPVPNGQQFTYTVRTQGRLVTPEQFGDIILRSNPDGSVLHLRDVARVELGTQIYNLTARYNQAPSGIMAVYQLPGSNAVETAQAVRKRMDQLAKQFPAGMAYNIPLDTTKAVTAGIHEIVVTLFIALALVIFVVFIFLQGWRATIIPLMAVPVSLIGTFIIFPALGFTINTLSLFGLVLAIGLVVDDAIIVVEAVEHLIDTGLSPRDATIKAMEQVGGPVIAVAIILAAVFIPTAAIPGITGRLYQQFAITIAISVLISAFNALTLSPALAALLLKPRDPNRGRGPLARFFAWFNKFFNRTTDSYVHTSSVLIHKSALAMLGLAVIALLDVFMGSKLPTGFLPQEDQGYMYCALQLPDASSLQRTDDAGQHITKALLDTPGIEGVVAVNGFSLLTLTQQTNTAFFFVTLKPWDQRKSHDQQLAAIQQSVQRKLMGVGQGLAFSFPPPAIPGIGTSGGVTMMIEDRSGNDDPAFLTKNLYAFLGAAAKRKEIAATIPSYLPAVPQLYADVDREKASEQQVSLTDVYTTMQTFMGGYLVNYFNRFGRQWQTYVEAEGSSRTDINNIDQFYVRSANGSQVPLASLIHVKQITGPEFILRYNEYPAAQLNITGAPGYSSGQVRHALEEVFQQSMPPGMGFDYSGMSFQEQQAEQGVPTWAVFGLSILITFLILAALYESWSLPFSVLLSTPVAILGAYLAISMRSLENDIFATIGLIMLIGLSAKNAILIVEFAVHNYKQGQSISDAALGAARLRFRPIVMTAFAFIFGCLPLWLASGSGGVSRQILGTVVIGGMVLATFFGILLIPVSFSVVEYVSHRFSRGGKGTTMDSKHDIDPKELGRRAAAEAPHVHAAPHTDDGGLH, encoded by the coding sequence ATGTCAAACTTCTTCATCCGGCGACCCATCGTCGCCATCGTCATCGCCATCCTCACCGTCGTCATCGGCATCGTGTCGATGCTGAACCTGCCCATCGCGCAATACCCCGACATCGTTCCGCCCGAGATCCAGGTGCAGGCCACCTACCCCGGTGCCGACGCGAAAACACTGGAGCAGTCCGTTGCCACGCCGCTCGAAGAGCAGATGAACGGCGTCGACAACATGCTTTACATGCAGTCCGTTAACGCCAACAACGGACAGGCAACGCTCTACGTCGACTTCGACGTCAAGACCAACCCCGACACCGATCAGGTCCTCTCGCAGCTTCGCGTCTCGCAGACGCAGTCGCAGCTTCCCCCCATCGTCAACACTGCCGGCGTCACCGTGCTCAAGTCCCTGCACTCGCCGCTGCTCTTCATCAGCCTCAACTCACCCAACGGCAAGTACGGCCCGGACTTCCTCACCAACTACGCCGTCATCAATCTGCAGGACGAGATCACCCGCGTCAAAGGCGTCAGCCGCGTGCAGATCTTCGGCGGCCAGTACGCCATCCGCGTCTGGGTGCAGCCTGACAAGATGGCGCAGGTCGGCGTCACCGCTACAGACGTCATCAACGCCATCACCACGCAGAACAACGTCTACCCCGCCGGCCAGATCGGCGGTCAGCCCGTCCCGAACGGCCAGCAGTTCACCTACACCGTTCGCACGCAGGGCCGCCTCGTCACACCCGAGCAGTTTGGCGACATCATCCTGCGCTCCAACCCTGACGGCTCCGTCCTCCATCTTCGCGACGTCGCACGCGTCGAGCTTGGCACGCAAATCTACAACCTCACCGCGCGCTACAATCAGGCGCCCTCCGGCATCATGGCGGTCTACCAGCTCCCCGGCTCCAACGCCGTCGAGACCGCGCAGGCCGTACGCAAGCGCATGGACCAGCTCGCCAAGCAGTTCCCCGCGGGCATGGCCTACAACATCCCCCTCGACACCACCAAGGCCGTCACCGCGGGCATCCACGAGATCGTCGTCACGCTCTTCATCGCGCTCGCTCTCGTCATCTTCGTCGTCTTCATCTTCCTGCAGGGCTGGCGCGCCACCATCATCCCGCTCATGGCCGTGCCCGTTTCGCTCATCGGCACGTTCATCATCTTCCCTGCGCTCGGCTTCACCATCAACACGCTCTCGCTCTTCGGCCTCGTGCTCGCCATCGGCCTCGTCGTCGACGACGCCATCATCGTCGTCGAAGCCGTCGAGCACCTCATCGACACCGGCCTCTCGCCGCGCGACGCCACCATCAAGGCCATGGAGCAGGTCGGCGGACCCGTCATCGCTGTCGCCATCATCCTCGCCGCGGTCTTCATCCCCACCGCCGCCATCCCCGGCATCACCGGCCGCCTCTATCAGCAGTTCGCGATCACTATCGCCATCTCCGTTCTCATCTCCGCGTTCAACGCGCTCACGCTTAGCCCCGCACTCGCTGCGCTTCTGCTCAAGCCGCGCGATCCCAACCGCGGCCGCGGCCCGCTCGCCCGCTTCTTCGCCTGGTTCAACAAATTCTTCAACCGCACCACGGACAGCTACGTTCACACCTCTAGCGTCCTCATCCACAAGTCCGCACTGGCCATGCTCGGCCTCGCCGTCATCGCCCTGCTCGACGTCTTCATGGGCTCCAAACTCCCCACCGGCTTCCTCCCGCAGGAAGACCAGGGCTACATGTACTGCGCCTTGCAACTGCCTGACGCCTCCTCGCTGCAGCGCACCGACGATGCCGGGCAGCACATCACCAAAGCACTCCTCGACACACCGGGCATCGAGGGCGTCGTCGCCGTCAACGGCTTCTCGCTCCTCACGCTTACCCAGCAGACCAACACCGCCTTCTTCTTTGTCACGCTCAAGCCCTGGGATCAGCGCAAGTCGCACGATCAGCAGCTGGCCGCCATCCAGCAGAGCGTCCAGCGCAAACTCATGGGTGTCGGCCAGGGACTTGCCTTCAGCTTCCCGCCGCCCGCCATCCCCGGCATCGGCACCTCTGGCGGCGTCACCATGATGATTGAAGACCGCTCCGGCAATGACGACCCGGCCTTCCTCACCAAAAATCTCTACGCCTTCCTCGGCGCCGCCGCCAAGCGCAAAGAGATCGCTGCCACCATTCCGTCCTATCTGCCGGCAGTGCCACAGCTTTACGCTGACGTCGATCGCGAAAAAGCGTCCGAGCAGCAGGTCTCACTCACCGACGTCTACACCACGATGCAGACCTTCATGGGCGGCTACCTCGTCAACTACTTCAACCGCTTCGGCCGTCAATGGCAGACCTACGTCGAAGCCGAAGGCAGCTCCCGCACCGACATCAACAACATCGATCAGTTCTACGTGCGCAGCGCCAACGGCAGCCAGGTTCCGCTCGCCTCACTCATTCACGTCAAGCAGATCACCGGCCCAGAGTTCATCCTGCGCTACAACGAGTACCCCGCCGCGCAGCTCAACATCACCGGCGCTCCCGGCTACTCATCCGGCCAGGTCCGGCACGCGCTCGAAGAAGTCTTCCAGCAGAGCATGCCCCCCGGCATGGGCTTCGATTACTCCGGCATGAGCTTCCAGGAGCAGCAGGCCGAGCAAGGCGTCCCCACATGGGCCGTCTTTGGCCTGTCCATCCTCATCACCTTCCTGATCCTCGCCGCGCTGTATGAAAGCTGGTCGCTTCCCTTCAGCGTCCTGCTCTCAACTCCCGTCGCGATCCTCGGCGCGTATCTCGCCATCTCCATGCGCTCGCTCGAAAACGACATCTTCGCCACCATCGGCCTCATCATGCTCATTGGCCTCTCCGCGAAGAACGCCATCCTCATCGTCGAGTTCGCCGTCCACAACTACAAGCAAGGCCAGTCCATCTCCGACGCCGCACTCGGCGCCGCCCGCCTCCGCTTCCGCCCCATCGTCATGACGGCCTTCGCCTTCATCTTCGGCTGCCTCCCGCTCTGGCTCGCCTCCGGCTCCGGCGGCGTCTCGCGCCAGATCCTTGGCACCGTCGTCATCGGCGGCATGGTTCTCGCCACCTTCTTCGGCATCCTCCTCATCCCCGTCAGCTTCTCGGTCGTCGAGTACGTTTCACATCGCTTCAGTCGCGGCGGCAAAGGCACCACCATGGACTCCAAGCACGACATCGACCCGAAAGAACTCGGCCGCCGCGCCGCCGCCGAAGCCCCACACGTCCACGCCGCCCCCCACACCGACGACGGAGGCCTCCACTAA
- a CDS encoding 2Fe-2S iron-sulfur cluster-binding protein yields the protein MCKVIDELKNGGNPEEPEKETRLSRRSFLTGLGAASVAVTAQPLMAAVPETAKQEGEDAAEPGTVPLTLKVNGVEHRLNVEPRVALLDCLRENMNLQGTKKGCDHGQCGACTVHVNGRRVLSCMSLAVMHAKDEITTIEGLGSPEKMHPMQASFVENDAFQCGYCTSGQIMSAVAVLKEQVGPSDDDVRHAMYGNICRCGAYPNIVAAVQQVRRLG from the coding sequence ATGTGCAAGGTCATAGACGAGCTTAAGAACGGTGGGAACCCAGAGGAGCCGGAGAAGGAGACGCGGTTAAGCCGGCGGTCTTTCCTGACGGGCCTGGGCGCGGCGAGCGTTGCGGTGACGGCGCAGCCGCTGATGGCGGCTGTTCCAGAGACGGCGAAGCAGGAGGGCGAGGATGCCGCGGAGCCGGGGACGGTTCCGTTGACGCTAAAGGTGAATGGCGTGGAGCACCGGCTGAATGTGGAGCCGAGAGTGGCGCTGCTGGATTGCCTGCGCGAGAACATGAATCTGCAGGGGACGAAGAAAGGGTGCGATCACGGGCAGTGCGGCGCGTGTACGGTGCATGTGAACGGGCGACGTGTTCTGAGTTGCATGAGCCTGGCGGTGATGCACGCGAAGGATGAGATCACGACGATTGAAGGACTGGGATCGCCGGAGAAGATGCATCCGATGCAGGCGTCGTTTGTAGAGAACGATGCGTTTCAGTGCGGGTATTGCACGTCAGGTCAGATTATGTCGGCGGTCGCGGTGCTTAAAGAGCAGGTGGGACCGAGTGATGATGATGTGCGGCACGCGATGTATGGGAATATCTGCCGGTGCGGCGCGTATCCGAACATTGTGGCGGCGGTGCAGCAAGTGCGCAGGCTGGGATAG
- a CDS encoding SLC13 family permease, whose protein sequence is MPTLAAHTLLIAIVSLSIFLMLLRPRNIPEVYWVGAGAVLLVLTRLIPLSLAGRAIAKGNDVYLFLAGMMLLSELARANGVFDWIASVAITHAHNSSRRLFALLYLAGVAVTICLSNDATAIVLTPAVLASIRRARINPLPFLFACAMIANAASFVLPISNPANLVVFHNGMPPLSRWLISFLFPSLLSILVTYIVLRLYFRHELTSSLQPSADEHATLTPAGRLILIGLALMVFVLLIASALGKDLGLPTFLSALIITVVILLHTHTSPAPLLKHISWSTLALVAALFILVDAVESIGALSFTEHALLAAQHLAAPVAALAVGFTVAIANNIINNLPVGLIAANTLALTHTQGLLRDVTLIAVDLGPNLSVTGSLATILWLLALRREGLNVTALDFLKAGLIAMPFALIAALAASLSINLLLRH, encoded by the coding sequence ATGCCGACGCTCGCCGCGCACACCCTGCTCATCGCCATCGTCTCGCTCAGCATCTTCCTGATGCTCCTCCGCCCACGCAACATCCCGGAGGTCTATTGGGTAGGCGCTGGCGCCGTTCTTCTCGTCCTCACCCGACTCATCCCCCTCTCACTCGCCGGCCGCGCCATCGCCAAAGGCAACGACGTCTATCTTTTCCTCGCCGGCATGATGCTCCTCTCCGAGCTCGCCCGCGCCAACGGCGTCTTCGACTGGATCGCCTCCGTCGCCATCACCCACGCACACAACTCCAGCCGCCGCCTCTTCGCGCTCCTTTACCTCGCCGGCGTCGCCGTCACCATCTGCCTCTCCAACGACGCCACCGCCATCGTTCTCACGCCCGCCGTCCTCGCCTCCATCCGCCGCGCACGCATCAACCCGCTGCCCTTCCTTTTCGCCTGCGCCATGATCGCCAACGCCGCATCTTTCGTTCTCCCCATCTCCAACCCCGCCAACCTCGTAGTCTTCCACAACGGCATGCCCCCGCTCAGCCGCTGGCTCATCTCCTTCCTCTTTCCTTCACTGCTTTCCATCCTCGTCACCTACATCGTCCTCCGCCTCTACTTCCGCCACGAGCTCACATCCAGTCTTCAGCCCTCCGCCGACGAACACGCCACTCTCACACCCGCCGGGCGCCTCATCCTCATCGGCCTCGCGCTCATGGTCTTCGTTCTCCTCATCGCCTCCGCTCTTGGCAAAGACCTCGGCCTTCCTACCTTCCTCTCCGCACTCATCATCACCGTCGTCATCCTTCTCCACACACACACCAGCCCCGCGCCGCTCCTCAAGCACATCAGTTGGAGCACTCTCGCGCTCGTCGCCGCTCTCTTCATCCTCGTTGACGCCGTCGAGAGCATCGGAGCGCTTTCCTTCACCGAACACGCCCTCCTCGCCGCTCAGCATCTCGCCGCACCCGTCGCCGCGCTTGCTGTCGGCTTCACTGTTGCCATCGCCAACAACATCATCAACAACCTTCCCGTCGGCCTCATCGCCGCCAACACTCTCGCGCTCACGCACACACAAGGTCTTCTCCGCGACGTCACCCTCATCGCCGTCGACCTCGGGCCCAATCTCTCCGTCACCGGCTCACTCGCCACCATCCTCTGGCTGCTCGCTCTCCGGCGCGAAGGCCTCAACGTCACCGCACTCGATTTCCTCAAAGCCGGCCTCATCGCAATGCCTTTCGCCCTCATCGCCGCACTCGCCGCCAGCCTTTCGATTAACCTGTTGCTACGCCATTAG